The Quercus lobata isolate SW786 chromosome 4, ValleyOak3.0 Primary Assembly, whole genome shotgun sequence genome segment TAAGTAAGATAATTCATATTTCAATGGAGTGGGTTGActgtcaaaagaaaattgttaatatcttttttcctctctctaaaacttatttctctaattttttttttttttacttttagattttaaattagaCTATCAATTTATTTCGATAACCTTTTTTTATTGCATGTAACTATTAactactaaataataataataataaattacataGATTTTGAATATAATAACTCTTTGATTAGTGAATATATACTTAGGACATGATCATTATTCTAATGTGTACTAAAGACAACAAATTATCTTCtttatttcatcttttttttttttgaaaaaaaaaaaattcaattgtacTGTTACAACAAATAGCAAGGGAGGATTTGAATCTTGGTTCTCCTTATAAAGGAAATCAAATAATACTATTTAACTATAAGATTTTCTGAGTATGTCAACTTTTTTGTACATGGTGATTGTGCCTCACGAATCCTCTTTTCTTGGGAAAATATTTTGCATACTTGTGAGGAAGAAAAGTTGCATATGTAATTAGTCTGGAATAAACGTTAAAACAATTGGTTATTGTAATAACACAAATGTGTGAGTGCACATACTCTACTCTATCAAGGTGTTCTCATTGCTGCCAGTAGacagatgaaaaacaaaatcattatCTAGCTTGTAGACAGGGAGAAATTATTTGGCTAAAACTTATTAcatacgtgtgtgtgtgtgctcgCACACAAGTGTTTTACTTTTACAACTGAAAACGTGGGTTTGATTTTAAAAGACGTGTGCAACAAATacttaacaaaatattttgtaatgtAAGTATATAACCTCAAGTGCAACAGTATGGATTGAATGGCACCACTCGCCAACTCAGTTTGTACTTGATCTGGGCCCGTGCCCATCTCTGCTATCCGTTGGCCCTATATTGGGCCCTAAGTAGAGAGACATCTCGCCTTTtatttaaagagagagagagagagagagagattattctCACCCTGAGCctctttgagttttttttttcttctcctttttgaTAAAACTCTTTGAGTTGTTATtcagtaaaatatatataaatatatatatatatatatatatatatatatatttatacacatatatgtgtgtgtgcgtgtaTGTGACCACCTGGGGTATGAAGCTAAAGGGTAGCTTTAGACTCGTGAGCTAGACTCGccaattttactttttttttttttaaattactaactatctttaaaaaaatggttacaataactttttattttttataataagatGATTAGGATGAGAGGGATTTGAACTCTAGATGATTAGATTAAAAACCCTAAGAAGGAGGGGACAAATCTAGAACCAAAGGTGAGCAATTGTTGTTATTGGGGCAATTGCAGTTGTTGTATATTTGCTTTTAtggttttgggggggggggggggggggagtaaGGAACTAAGGATCAAATGAGATTGAAATCATACAATGAAAAAGATTCTAGAGATAACGCCATTTTCTTatcctatttgtttttttttacccccccccctctttttcctttcaattctccttagagggtttttttttttttttttttttttttttattttttatatgagtGAGTTGCATGAgtgaatagatttttttttcttcttttttttgcattctttttgtaattttgtgtgagagtgcctttttcttCAGCACACTGGCCCAAGGATCCTAGAccaaatagttgtagtttggtggactgAGCTTGGTTTACCTCAGCTAAAggggctgtttaagaatcaagtggcgCACAGGGCATGTTTCCTATAATACACATAAACTAGCAAAACgaggatatttgtattgaacaacaatGAAAACAGCAAAGGAGTACAAAGTAATCAGGAAATACACAAAATAATTGTTAGGGATcctcaaattaataagaaatacttcattagtttttcttaattatagttactatgtgctcactaagacgtgatacgaggttcaaataagttcaaaaattacagactttgatggctatccAAACCTCTAAGACTTGTAAAATTTGAACcattttgaatccaagtatgtgctatagtggctgtttctggaaTACCGGGAGATATTTCACTGTTTTCCCTTGAATTTGACAGAGTTCTTTTAGTGGTTTCTTGTGGAGATTTTTTATTGCTCGCTCAAAAATTCCTTCCTTTTTGCTGGCTGCCTTCCCCCCattttatagtgtcattctaGGGTTTCGAGGAACTATTgattcccctgttttgctcCCTGGGTACCAGAATCCGTTTTGTATCCAGCACCTAGAAGGTTGAATCTTTTCCTGTTTCTCATATTTTCCTCCTTTTGGTACTGGTTTTTTGAAAGCCCAtggctgactttccattccagAGTGTGCTTGTTCCTAATTTCACGTTCCTCAAAACTTCTTACCCCTTATGATTCAGCTTTTGGTCATCCTTCctctttgtcatttttcccaagtgagcGGAATCCATCTCTGCTGGTTCAAAGGTCTTTACTGCTACTTCCTTTTTTATAGCCTCCtcattctggttccccgaggtacCATTCCCTTACATCATGAGTGGTTACTCTAAGTTTTCTGCTTTTCTTGTTGCATCTCTAGTGCCTAAGAAGGACATTTCTGCCCTtcatttcttgtgtttcttttggCATTTCCTTTAAGCTGTCTTAATCCTATCTTAGCTGTGTTACACATCTCGGGGATCCCGAGCCTTTGGCAGCCTCTGGGGATCCCAACTCAGCTTTTTACACTAGTCTTTCTTCAATCTTCCGATCTTGACAGACTgggccttttttctttttcttccttcttttctcataGGCTTTAAGACTTGTCCCTTTATGGCATTTGGGCTTCAAGTCTTTTGGGCTTACCACCTTTTCTTAGGTTCACTTTCTATGACCTCTTCTGTTATTTCTTTGGGTCTGGGTGTTGtgattttttagacctcaacattttgtaattgtgaactataaaatttcaggttaaaaagtgtaattatttactctttttttttattgcaattgGGTTGTCCATGAGTCAATGCTTAGTTTTTATAGGAAAACATGTAAATCTCCCCCCtcccctccccaaaaaaaagagcctcATCGAATGCAATAATGCTAAGGCCAAAGTTTGGGCTTTTTATTCGAAACattaagaagaaattttttttgggtcaatttaatattttatgatctATTTGGATCAACCATTCAAATTGAATTGTTGATATTTGGTATGTTTTTAACTCTTAATTGCATTCTTCGGCCCCATGTTCTCTCATAGTCTCTTGCCGATTTCCACATTAGCAAATCATTTTAAAGCCCGATTAGTACTTGGTTTTTTTTAGTGAATGCTATTGACACTTggtttgacaaattttaacCACTTACAATCTATTTTATATCATTGATTGGCTTTGCTGAAACATTTGGTTTTTGAGAATTCGCAATCAATTACAAAGTAGTTGCACTTTCGGAATAACCCCTCACCAACTCATGAGCAAGCAGGATGTTTTTAGAGATACTCATCCCCTTGACAAGGTCAGttaatatgattaaaaaaaaaaaaaagagtcagtCAATTTTTTCATTCTAACAGCCATAGAGTCTATTAGCAAGGATTTTGGAAATACACTTATATTGCACATCACAACATAATATATGTCTGTAATCATCAACTCTTGACGGGTTCTGAACATTGGCGATCAAATTAATCATAGTGGAATTTTCTTCAAGAAATCCATTAGATTGGAATAAGGAAGTCCCTGCCAAGCACACATTTTGTTGCACAACTgaccagaaattttttttttttaaaaaaaggaaccTGAATCCATTAGGTCCATCACTCCCAAAAGAGAATGTAGATATTTTCACCTACTCctttaagaaaagaaataacgaaattctacttcaactaggaaaagaaaaacaatataGAATCCTAATTCAACTAGAAAAAGGGAAACattgtaaaatccaaattcaactaaaaaaaaacccgCAATCTCATTTTaactaagaaaatgaaaacagtaaagatgcaaaaaatttcttacAATTGATCTGCAACAAACATGCAAAGCAATATGCTCATGCTCTATCAATTGGTTAAAAATTAGAAGTCAAAGGTCAAAATAACATGGAAACCAAAAGTTCAACAAATCCCATATAATCTTAGCAACCAATacaagaagaaataaataagtAGAAATTAGTACCGCAGGCAAACAGCATCCCCCATGGGGccatgtaaaaaaaaacttaggccAATGAAATTGACCGGTCCATGCTTGcttaatttatataaatgcaCTGACTACTTCCATTTCAATGAGCAGCAGTTTAAAAATGTGGTGATCCTAAAGGTTTCTTCCAATTTTTGTCTAGGTCTtccttgttttcaatttttttctaggTCTTCCTTGGTAATTAAAAGATGTTGAAGCAAAAGAGATAGAAGCACCACCAGAATTCTGTTTCAACCAGGGAATGCCAATTGTTGCCAAGGTTGGTGTATATGGGAGCACAGTGGCCTGAACTTCAGTCATATGTCTCAGGTACAAGCCATTAAAGAAGAATCTTAGCCTTCCAGTTTTGAAATCGTACGAACATAACCTACCTCGTAAAGACAAATACACAACTTCATCATGGAAAGTTTGAGCGTCCACTACAAAAGAATCTCCAATCATTTCAGGAGACTGCCGTACACGATGGATATAATGATcccttgattcttcaccaaatTGATCTATATTTAAATGGTGCTTAAGAACCCAAATGGGCTTGCAAGGATCTGTTAACATCCAGACCCTAAGTTCAGACATATCTATACACACATAATGAAGATACCCATCTGAATCCCCAAGGCAAGCCAGTCTTGCACCTCCATCCAACCACTTAGAACCTGGTACTGTAATGACTCCAGATAACTCCTCATCCACCTCAAAAGTGATTATGTTCTGATTGCTCGTCAACCAGTAAAACCTTCCATTAACATAAATGTGTTTGTTCTTGTGAAGCTCATCCTTGCAATAGCACACTTCAAGGGAAGTTTTCCATTTGCCTGTCTCCGATGAGtagatcacaaaggaataggAATTTTGGTCATGTTTTGGACGCTGAATGCTGACCACTTTAAAGCAAGGGATCATCTTTGCTGAAGAACCAAATGGGTAGAAAGCCAATCCGAAGATGCTACCAACATAGCAGCCAGTGGGTCTCAAGGTTAACCGTTCCTGGGTCATTGGGTTCCAAACAACTATGTCCAGCACCTCTACATCCCTAGTTCGACGACTTCTATAACAGATGAGTCCATCACATGAAGCCATAATGACAGAAGTCGGTTGAGGGAAACTTTCATCCATCAATTTAAATATGCCCAATTCACCATTAACACTAGCGTAAAGGAAATAATCATCTCCAAAAAAATTACCCCCATACTCCTTAAACTCTTGAACAAGGAGTCCCGAAATGCATCTTGACCTCTGATGGTGAATACGCACAAAGGATGGATCAGATATAAGGCTCGTCCACCTCTTGGATACACCCTTGCACCTTAAAAGGTTCTTAGGTGACAAGCGACTTAAAATTTCCATTGCTAAATCCTCATTTGAAAAAATGTCTTCCATTTTTCTTATGAGCAAAAACCCAAGTTATAACAGGCTGCAAATGATACAAACAAGAAAGTATTACCGTAAAGTATAAACCCAAGTCATAACAAAGATAATCACTTCAAAAATCTGCAGTGACACCAAATTGTTACAAAATAACAGAGGTCCAAACTAATGTCCCAATTAATACAGTTTTCAAGACCTGTAAATACAATTCACTTTTATCCTATATTGACATTTGACTCCAATTGAAGAAGCAGAGTGGATGACATATGGAgtgttttatttattctctAGACTCCACTATATGTTAGGGGTCGCATAAAACACATTTCACTTGGATAATTTATTATTGTATACAAGCATTTTCCCATAATGCTTCTCTGTTTTCTACAAAGTATGGAGGATGCATAGCTTGAAGCTACGTAAAAAAGTAAAGTTGGACCCTCTAGAATTCCATAGGAAAATTAAGGCAGCTATGGCATGTTTTGCCCGAAGAACGCAAATGATAAGTATAGTATAATAAGGGATAAGGAAGAAGGGTGTTGTCACCTGGGGCTGGATTAAGATCAATATCGATGCTGCTTGGAGGAAGGGAAAGgcacaaaacaagaaaattgGTACGTTCGGAACTAGATCAGAATATTAACTATATTAGAAGCGTAAGGAGTGCAAGGATGCCAGGTTTtgtttgaactaaaatttttctgGTATTTTGGTTCCTGAGTCTCTCCCATCTTTTGTATCTGATGTTTTTTTTATcagtaaataaaaattttattgaagaggagagagaggaaaaaaacagGTCCAAGTATACAGGTAGGGTACTACAGAACcctaaaaacaagaaaaggaaagaaagattaACAAATTAAGCTTAAAAGTATTTCAGATAAAGTGCCAACCAGCTGTGACTTAAGTTGATCCATCAAACATTCTTTATCTTCAAATAAGCATGAGTTCCTTTCTCTCTAAGTCCAAACAGCCACATCAAACAAGTAGAAATTACTCACCATATAGGCAGATATCCAAACTAGACCATATCCTCCTACCAGATTTTCGCACTCAGTTTTCATATAGTTATAACTGGTGTaggaaaatttggaatttttgtcTATGTCTGCCAGTGGTGGATTTAGAACAGTTACAGAAAAGGGTTATGAggttttttataaaactaaaaagtggTTGGGTGTGTTACATGAACGCTtcaataggaaaataaaaaactttgacTTTTGTTCAAAAGAGCTAAGAAGAGCTGGGATCGAATTTCTGTACAATTTGTGAATAGTGTGcagttgaaaaagaaaaagaaccatAATCAAATTTCTCCCAATCctcaaaaaactcaataaagTTGTCTTTGAAaaccaaaatcatgaaaaatctGAGTCCTAACTTCtcaaaagatttttaaaatacaaggaaaaaaaaaaccaacattaACGTAGTCCTCTCTTAAAGTTGATTTCTCTCATTTTAAATTCCAAACTTCtctctcagcaaccaaacagagcaaGAAGATTAACctatataaattcaaaaaaaaaaagctatctTTACTACTTTGTTTATTGTATGTTGTTGTATGAtagaatctaatttttttttttcttataagtacctgtaaaaatattttaaagcttatctttttatttaaaaaaaattattaaaagaaatatgtgCCTCCTCTCTCAAACTACAACCCCATCGCCTATCTCAAATTCTACACTTACATCGCATACATAGACAACTGATCTTCCCACCCTAATGCTCTCAGTTTCTAGCCTTTTTTAGTCCCTCAAATTCCTTTCTAAACTCAGTTACCTAGGCCTTTGCACAGCCACAGCATTAAATTCTCCAAAATATAGTTGTCTTAGAAAACACAAAGCATGAAATTCAGAGGCCTAAACGTCTCAAAcgttttgaaaaaacaaataggatgaaaagggattccaTAAAATTGTGACAATCATAACATAGTCCTCCTCTTGTGACAGTAAAATTgatttctcagcaaccaaacagagcatGAAGATTaatcaatataaattcaaaCAATACAAAAGAAGCTATCTTTACTACCTATATGGTTTTTGCATCACATCAAAGAATCattcagagagagaaagatgatagttctgataataaaaataagatgaaacagagagttttgttttttttttttttttttttttacctttttaaatAGCTGAGAGACCGATCATAGGATATGCTTTCCCGGAGAGTGTGGAAAACAAAACATCATCGTACGCCGACCAACTGGTTTTTAGATTCGGCGATAAGTACTGAGTGAAAACTGGTTTTCTAGATTAGTAATACTTTTCGGATTTCGATGCATTCACGTAATTACCACGATATAGTACTTGTGACTTGTGAGCTGAGagatgtaaaaataaaaaataaatatttaaaatttaaaaatcgtTTAATCCAAGAGCTGAGATTAAAAAGTGAGTCTTCAACTTTTTATCTCACCCATTAGTTTAGTATTATTGTATAACTCTTGTGCATGCTCACCCATTAGTTTAGTATTATTGTATAACTCTTGTGCatggtacaattaaaaaaaaaaaaatcacaattacaaataggcgtaaatgcacttctAGTCTAAACATTTtagctttttttcattttagtccctacatattatttttttcacttttagttcctaaatCAATTAACGCGTTCCATTTTAGTCATTTCTGTTAGCTCACTGTCGGAATTTGCTTAGGTGGCAGACGGactattaatataataataataaattttattttactattaaaaatgccacgtcagcttataaattaaaaaaaattatttattaattttaactaaaaaaattaaaaatagatcatttaaaaaagaaattaaattaaaaaaaaattctttacatTATGTTCTTCCTAGTCATCATGAAGAACATGTTCATGTTCTTCCTCAAATAATATGTTTGGTTGCcgaggaaattaaaaaattcaagaacatTCCAACACGGAACACATAAAATCAAAGGGCACATATCTACAAAATACAAAGACcttcaaagattcaaaacacaaacaacacaaacccaaacccaaccctcAATCTCTAGCAAACCCAGAACATCACATGAAAAATCAAACCCTCCATACAAACATTAAACCTAAAAACAAACCTAtaaatttcaaacccaaattcaagaaacccataaacaaacccataaattttaaaCCCATCAATCTAATAGAGACTAGGGGTGTCAATTTGGGTTAGCGCgttgggttcgtgtcgtgtcaagGTAgaggtattcgactaaatggctcaaccctaacccgactcatttaataatcgtgtcatgatccgTCAACCCTAACCCAACCTATTAATAAGGCGGGtagacctgacccaacccatttgacacgcttaataaacgagCTGTGTTGGGTTAACAcaaatgtaacacaacccatttcaacttgtataatattaaatataacatccatctagaaataattttttttatatcccaAAAAGCAATGCATACACTTCTAGTCTTCaactcacattcaaaataatataattcaacaaaaatataacattcatctagaaaataagttctttacacttcaacacaaattcaaaataactaagtttaacaaaaataaaataacatagttcaaaaaaaaatatataatatccttgaaactcgtcaaatgctaagtatcaatattgaaagaatttaagtaaacagtagactaatcctgactatgaccacgattattatctatagattctttgttaatgtcaaaattcataacatcttccacaagctcatccaattttatttgtgtaagttctatgccaaaaaaaagaaaaaaaaaaagtattagtagttctagggtctgtaaagtttcaatttccaattatatcccttataaaatttttgtaattactcacttttatttttaaatttaaaatatatgttggatataaaaggtatttgacaaatctaaataaaataaatatttatttgttaaatgagttagtcgggttgtgttaagtgggtcatttcgagttgacacaaataaattggtgtgtcaaacgtgtctattgcgggttatgCGGGTTGAACagcttatgacacgtttcttatcgtgttgCTTTCGAGTCAACCCGTTTATGATCCAAACTCATTAAGGTCCAACCTTAACCCGAAAAAACCCGTGTTGGGTTTGCGGGTTGGGTCGAAGATTGACACCCCTAATAGAGACCCACTGATCTGTGAGAGATTGGAGGTAAATACACtttaaacccaaatccaaaccacTACCGACCTCAGCCCCTCCACTGTCACCAATCAGTCCATCAAGCCACTGCAACCCACACCAATGTCAAACCCATCCAACGATCCACCCCAACTGACCACCGAACCAACCACCACTTCACAACCATTGatctgagagagagatttagagATTTTCCCAAATCCACAATCTGAGAGAAAGACTTTAGAGCTTTAGAGCTTtagaaagatgaaagagagaAGGAGATTTTGATCTGAGAAAGAGATCTTTAGAGATTTTCGTTTGGGTAAGCAAACCCAGATctatgatctctctctcttcacccaACCACCAACCCAATCACGCTCCTCCTCACTCGAATTCGACCACAAATACTTCCCCACCGCGAGTCCAACGTAGAACAGAATGTAAAACGCCTAGTCGATTCCGGCTCCATAACCCGACATTTATGCTTCAAGAGCCGGTTATGTAAAACGATTTTTGAAACGAATTGGTCCGTGTAGTACCACGCGAAGGACGGAGAGGAAGATGGCGTCGTTTTGAGATGGGAGAGGGAGGGATTGGGAGAGGTAGAGTCGATGGAGGTGGTGGATTGGGATGTGAGTGTGGTGGTGGAGACAGAGTTTGAGGGAGTGGAGAGTGCTGGTGTTTGGGTCTAGGGTTAGGGATAAGGTTTTATGGTTTGGGATTGTGATGAACACCATGGTTGGTTGTGGTGTGATTGTTTGAATTCtgagatttaattaatttaatttcttttttaaacgatctgtttttttttttttttttttttgaaaggttaaacgatctgtttttaatttttttatttatttaaaattaataaataattttttttaatttataagttgacgtggtatttttaatagtaaaatacaactttttattattattttaatagtctGTTTGCCACCTAAGCAAATTTCGGCAGTGAGCTAACGGAAAGGATCAAAATGGAACgcgttaattgatttaggggctaaaagtggaaaaaataaaatgtaaggactaaaatggaaaaaagccaaaatgtaaggactaaaagtgcatttacgccttacaaatatatatatatatatatatatatatttatatcgagagagagagagagagagagagagagggattcAAATTACACCTggatttatacatttttttaaaccattttgGATTTAAGTAAATTcaacggtaaaaaaaaaatctctcattaatgctaatattcttATTAAGATCTCattaattttctctcatttattgtattttatatctatctctaaaccaaaaaaaaaaaaaaatgttatatttgactcactctccctctacatttctttctctatctctttctcctCCACCATTGTTGATAGATTGCCGGCTgacgaaggaaaaaaaaatataaaaaaataactgcaGAATACTACATTAGAGGTTTGtgagaaggaaaacaaaaatgaaaacaaagagaaagagatagagaaggaAAACAAGTAAATGCATACAGAAAGCAAGAACTTGCATTAATCAATAGAAAAGTTTCAACAAATTCTGACAAATGCGCAACTTTTCATGATTTTTCCCTTGGAACCTTTGAAGATTCCTTATATTTTCGTGCCCTGAGTGTTGGCCAAATAGTTCTTCAACACAAGCTGTGCTATGCCAGTACAATTATTTGTGATGTTGTAAAACTTTGTCCCTCTTGTCAATACTCATGAACAAAATGGCATAAATACAGTTTTAAAATCGTGATTTTTGGAAGGTGCAGAGATGGTGAATTTTGATATCTGGTGATCCAAAATCATATCTTAAATTTTTGATATGGTGATCCAAAATCACCATCAAATaagatatttttgatatctAGTGTAATTGTAAATCCGAGTATATTCTCTAAAGATATGTAGAGAAGGTGCAGGTGTACAGTTTTAAAATCGTGATTTTGAGGAGGGTGCAGAGACGGTGATTTTTGGAGTGATtgtcaagtttttgaaaataccCGAAGTTAAGTTTAAGAGCATTCCTATTCTTGTTGTGAATTGCAAGATGGTACAAGTCTAGTTAAGAAATTCTCAAGCCTTAAGACTCTCATGGAAGGAGACCTATTTCAAAGATATTTTCGTGAGACTTAGAAAGAAAACTctgtaatatttttatttttcaatgatCTCCATGGAATGGCCAAGTCTGGCACTTTGTCTGGCACTTTTTCTAGAGGGGTTGTACCGTGGTAGTTATTTGCGTTAATGAGATAGCAAGTAGTAATTTATTACTGTTAGATCTAATGAGAATCTATGGTCTAAAAATGGTGTAACTCTTATAAAgttgaacccatctcatatatatatatatatatatatggtttcaAATTATAGCTAGTGggtttttttctctcctcttgcAAGGGGCGGTTCCTCACTGTAGGTGAGACTTTTCTCTATCATTGTCTGTAGTTTTCCTTTCTTATCATACCTagtgtatttctttttttaaaaaaattatacctagtgtaaatgttatatattttttaagccaTAGATAAGCCAAAATGGGTAAACAACCCTAGGGTGCCCCTCAACTCAATCTC includes the following:
- the LOC115983982 gene encoding F-box protein At5g49610-like, producing the protein MEDIFSNEDLAMEILSRLSPKNLLRCKGVSKRWTSLISDPSFVRIHHQRSRCISGLLVQEFKEYGGNFFGDDYFLYASVNGELGIFKLMDESFPQPTSVIMASCDGLICYRSRRTRDVEVLDIVVWNPMTQERLTLRPTGCYVGSIFGLAFYPFGSSAKMIPCFKVVSIQRPKHDQNSYSFVIYSSETGKWKTSLEVCYCKDELHKNKHIYVNGRFYWLTSNQNIITFEVDEELSGVITVPGSKWLDGGARLACLGDSDGYLHYVCIDMSELRVWMLTDPCKPIWVLKHHLNIDQFGEESRDHYIHRVRQSPEMIGDSFVVDAQTFHDEVVYLSLRGRLCSYDFKTGRLRFFFNGLYLRHMTEVQATVLPYTPTLATIGIPWLKQNSGGASISFASTSFNYQGRPRKKLKTRKT